From a single Streptomyces misionensis genomic region:
- a CDS encoding helix-turn-helix domain-containing protein yields MAFGQRMQIYRQRRGMSRPVLAGLLGKSPSWVKQVENGVIQVPKLPTILRIAELLRVRDLADLTGDQTLSVDLFTGPGHPRLAAVKSAVDAFPLAADREAPPTLHLRHRLDAAWAARHSAPNHREVVGSLLPDLIRDAQLAVRQADTAPERRAAQAVLSEVYSLSQFFCAYQPDPALLWRVAERGMVAAQDSDDPHAVGVAAWLAAQAHRDSGPAHFDAADAVTLQALHYLEPHLPDAEDRVLAIAGALQFEAGYTAARRGETGEAWGWWDKAEKTAKKLPPSYYHPVTSFSRAIMGAHAVTVAVELHQGGESVRQAARADKHVIKSRPRRARHRIEEARAYQLDGQPDTALATLDKAWESAPETIQYNGYARRIVLEETESRQPERRQRASVLAVKLGMLAA; encoded by the coding sequence ATGGCATTCGGACAACGAATGCAGATCTACCGCCAGCGCCGCGGCATGAGCCGGCCCGTCCTCGCCGGCCTCCTCGGCAAGAGCCCATCGTGGGTGAAGCAGGTGGAAAACGGCGTCATCCAGGTACCCAAGTTGCCCACCATCCTCCGCATCGCCGAACTCCTCCGAGTCCGAGACCTCGCCGACCTCACCGGCGACCAGACGCTCAGTGTCGACCTGTTCACCGGCCCCGGCCACCCCCGGCTCGCCGCGGTGAAATCAGCGGTGGACGCATTCCCGCTCGCCGCTGACCGCGAGGCGCCTCCGACGCTGCACCTCCGCCACCGACTCGATGCCGCATGGGCGGCCCGCCACTCCGCTCCCAACCACCGCGAAGTCGTCGGCAGCCTGCTGCCGGATCTGATCCGGGACGCCCAGCTCGCGGTACGGCAGGCCGACACCGCCCCGGAGCGGCGCGCGGCGCAGGCGGTCCTGTCCGAGGTGTACAGCCTCAGCCAGTTCTTCTGCGCCTACCAGCCAGACCCGGCCCTGCTGTGGCGGGTTGCCGAGCGCGGCATGGTCGCAGCGCAGGACAGCGACGACCCGCACGCTGTTGGCGTAGCCGCGTGGCTGGCCGCGCAGGCCCACCGCGACAGCGGACCCGCCCACTTCGATGCCGCCGACGCCGTCACCTTGCAAGCGTTGCACTACCTGGAGCCGCACCTACCGGACGCTGAAGACCGTGTCCTCGCTATCGCTGGCGCCCTCCAGTTCGAGGCCGGATACACGGCCGCACGCCGGGGCGAGACCGGAGAGGCGTGGGGGTGGTGGGACAAGGCGGAGAAGACCGCGAAGAAGCTGCCCCCGAGCTACTACCACCCCGTCACCAGCTTCTCGCGAGCCATCATGGGCGCCCACGCCGTCACGGTCGCGGTCGAACTTCACCAGGGCGGGGAGTCCGTGCGACAGGCCGCGCGCGCGGACAAGCACGTCATCAAGTCCCGGCCGCGGCGGGCACGCCACCGGATCGAAGAGGCCCGCGCCTACCAACTCGACGGGCAGCCGGACACCGCGCTCGCCACCCTGGATAAGGCGTGGGAGTCGGCGCCCGAGACGATCCAGTACAACGGGTACGCGCGCCGGATCGTGCTGGAGGAGACCGAGTCACGGCAGCCGGAACGACGGCAGCGGGCGTCCGTCCTGGCAGTGAAGCTCGGGATGCTCGCGGCATAA
- a CDS encoding helix-turn-helix domain-containing protein, producing MPSAPPPDWVLQRRRAVGARIRAVRLHANLTQERLAEEAGMDRQAINRIEQGRASPLLDNLIRIADALDVPLADLVR from the coding sequence GTGCCATCCGCTCCACCGCCCGACTGGGTGCTCCAACGCCGCCGGGCCGTCGGCGCACGCATCCGCGCCGTCCGCCTCCACGCGAACCTCACCCAAGAGCGGCTGGCAGAAGAAGCAGGGATGGACCGGCAGGCGATCAACCGGATCGAGCAAGGCCGCGCTAGCCCCCTCCTCGACAACCTGATCCGCATCGCCGACGCCCTCGACGTGCCCCTCGCCGACCTCGTTCGCTGA